A stretch of the Porifericola rhodea genome encodes the following:
- a CDS encoding DUF6089 family protein has product MQKIYKLTCLLFIFLFVYAQEADAQDRRRKRQYRSQNSRMAKFRGDKLVFANAKQYLTLGVSLNALNYFGDIAPKSSLLSTDIAFTRPGIGISSSVRLGSSLAVRAAFMYGRLSSNDYEVSDPNDGDAIYRYARNLQFRNNIKELSVVGIYDIFENPYSVIMRLNFTPYVFAGLAAFHHNPKGLVPEESYVYGEARSVPEAGEWVALKDLQTEGKSYSNFSFSVPVGAGVRFRVNQVLDLEAEFNYRFLFTDYLDDVSTDFVDKGTLSSELAKVMSDRSLEQVEVVSGDNRFDALVNSEKVNTSNLPSYTGADGQTYVHLPGYGQAGAKRGDPNDNDIFVTTTIRAVFMIGPSPFKRSGFRRR; this is encoded by the coding sequence ATGCAAAAAATTTATAAACTAACCTGTCTGCTCTTTATTTTCCTGTTTGTGTATGCTCAAGAGGCTGATGCACAGGATAGACGTAGAAAAAGACAATACCGTAGTCAGAACAGCCGAATGGCAAAATTTCGTGGAGACAAGCTGGTTTTCGCAAATGCCAAACAGTACCTTACCCTGGGTGTTTCCCTAAATGCCCTTAACTATTTTGGAGACATTGCTCCTAAAAGTAGTTTGTTAAGTACTGATATTGCCTTTACCAGACCTGGTATAGGTATTTCTTCCAGTGTAAGGTTAGGCTCTTCATTAGCAGTAAGAGCCGCTTTTATGTACGGAAGGCTGAGTAGTAACGATTACGAAGTTTCAGATCCAAATGATGGTGACGCTATATATCGCTATGCACGGAATTTACAGTTCAGAAACAATATCAAAGAACTTTCTGTAGTTGGTATTTACGATATATTTGAAAACCCCTACTCTGTTATCATGAGGTTAAACTTTACCCCTTATGTTTTTGCAGGTTTGGCGGCATTTCATCATAATCCTAAAGGCTTAGTGCCTGAGGAGTCTTATGTTTACGGAGAGGCCAGGAGTGTGCCTGAGGCTGGTGAGTGGGTAGCACTTAAAGACTTACAAACTGAAGGTAAGAGCTATAGCAACTTTAGCTTTAGCGTGCCTGTAGGTGCCGGTGTTAGGTTTAGAGTAAATCAGGTACTAGACCTTGAAGCTGAATTCAACTATCGCTTTCTGTTTACCGATTATCTGGACGATGTTAGTACTGACTTCGTAGACAAAGGAACTTTAAGTAGTGAGTTAGCCAAAGTCATGTCAGATCGCTCTCTGGAGCAGGTTGAGGTAGTTTCTGGTGATAATAGATTTGATGCATTGGTAAACAGTGAAAAAGTAAACACCAGTAACTTACCTAGCTACACCGGTGCAGATGGGCAGACCTATGTGCATTTACCCGGTTACGGACAAGCGGGAGCAAAAAGAGGAGACCCGAATGATAATGATATATTTGTAACAACTACCATCAGGGCAGTTTTTATGATAGGTCCGAGCCCTTTCAAGAGGTCAGGGTTCAGACGCAGATAA